From the Paenibacillus tianjinensis genome, the window GTTATTGCTGGCTGCAAAGGCTACGCCGTCTTTCAGGGAAGCACTGATCTTCGCTGCATCCGAGAATTTGCTAAGTGCTGTTGCATCAGCAGTTGCAGCAGGCTTGAGTGCTTTCACCGCACGGGAGATCATTGTAGCCATCTCAGCACGTGTGATTGTCGCATTCGGATCAAAGGTTGAAGCATTGCGTCCAGTGATAATGCCCTTCTCAGCAGCAACTGCAACGTATGGAGCATACCATGCAGTAGAGCTTACATCGCTGAAGCTTTCTGTTGCCGTGCTGTTCTCAAGGTTGAGTGCACGGATCAGCATCTTCGCGAATTCAGCGCGGGTAACATTGCTCTTAGGAGCAAACTTGCCGGAGCCGATTCCTTCAATTGCACCCTTAGCGGCTACAACTTGAATCTGTCTTCCAGCCCAAGCTTGTACGCTTGCGGTATCACTGAAGCTTACTTTGTTCTCTACTACAGCGTAGGAAGAGAAGGTGTCGCGCGGCTCAACGATGAAATCACCGTCAACAACGCCGCCTTGGAACTGCAGTTTGCCGTAAACAATCTTCGATACAGACAGAAGCTCTTTATCCAGTGATGCTGCACCAACCAGAGGAAGCTTGATTGTCAGTGGTTGTTTGAAGGTTGTTGTAGCTACTCCACCAACGGTCAGGTCGAAGGAATAAACTTTCGAAGCCAATTTCAGGCTAGTGATCGAAGTTACTGTAGTGTCAGCTTCTGTAGTAACCGTCAAAGTTACTGCATCACTGAATTGTCCGACTGGAATTGTAACAGTCAGGCCGTTGAAGGTAACCGCGATATTCGCAATACCTTTAGCTTTAGCAGCTTCAATGATCGCTTTGGACAGTGGAACTTCTACAGTCGTTGCGGTCACTGTACCCAAGTTCAATGTTAGTGTAAGACCAGTTTTACCTGGGTTAGCTGCCAACAGTGCATCAAAGGCTTTAAGTACATCAGCATCTACCAGCTTCAATGTTGCTTTACCGTTAACAACACTTACCAAAGCCGATACATCATAAACGCCAGGAGTTGCACCTGGAGTAGTAACTGTTGTACCGCCTCCAGTACCACCACCAGAAACAAGCGGATTAGTACGGATGTAGGCGAGAGCAAGTGCCTGTGCAGCAGGTTTTGCGGATTTGATCTGCGTATTCACATTATCAAATGTCTGCACGAGATCATCAGCTGTGATACCCAAGTTGTATACTGCATCACTTACAGTCAGTGCACCTACGCCAGTCTTGTGCTCAAGCACTTTGTAAACAGCATCTTTAACCAAGGTCTTCTGGGACTCCGGATTACCGATGAGGTTGATCATATCTGCAGTAGACTTACTTCCCAGCAATGCACGAAGCTCTGCCTCTACGCCGTTAGTAGCGAAGAAGAAGTCCAGAATATCGTCGAAGCTGAGGCTGTCCACTTTCGCTTTGGCTGCAATGTTGTTAAACAATTTAACGTTGTTAACATCATAACGGATGCCTTTAAGAACATCGAAATCACTTGCATATACATCATATACTACGCTGGAAACGCTCTTGAAGAGCTTCAAGGAAGTAGCCTTATCTTCACTGTTAAGTTGCAGTTTGCCGAGTACTGGTGCAAAAATATCCTCGAACTTCGCCTGATCAATTCCGGCAACTTCTTTGGAATAGTTCTGCAAATAAGTTACTTCTGTTGCAGTCAGGTTATTGTAGATTGCCGTAATCTTGGCTTTTACTGCGTTGTGATCGACTGCTGCTGCAGATGCTACGCCAGTCAGATGTTTAGCCAATCCTTCGCTGCTGAACGGAAACCCTGCTACGGATGCTGCTGCCATGCTTACTGCTAATGTTGATACTGCCAGTTTCTTCTTCAAAGACACTTTTCATCCACCTCTTTGTATGTAGTTATGTTGCTTATACTGCTGCGCTATCAGAGAAGTTTCGCCCTAACTCACACTAATCTGATAAAATATAACAATAACCCAGTAATACCCATTCTACCATCAATTGAGAGGTTGGTCACCCTTTACGAGAAAAAAATCCGAACATTCTATGAAGTCTCTTGCCGGAATTAGTATAAATGACCCGGATTAGCTCCTCATTTGCGATGATTCTCTGCGAATTTTGGCGGAAATTGTCGAACGTCACAGTCCCCAGCTCTTTCTCCACAACCTTGAAAGCTTCACTTAATCCAAACGGACGATGACTACTGTCATGTGCATCCGATGCAACAATATGTACGGCGTTTCTGCGACACAAATCAAGCGACAGCTTCTGCAGTTTACTTCCAAAGGTTCCGGCCAGACTCTGGGCGGTTACCTGACCTACGGCTCCCAGCTCTACTAATCTTTCTAATGTGGCGGGATTAGCAGCGACCTCAGCATTGCGCTCCGGGTGGGCGATGACCGGAACGAAGCCTTGAATAACCAGCTCGTGGCAGGTCTCCTC encodes:
- a CDS encoding tyrosine-protein phosphatase; protein product: MIDIHSHILPFMDDGATDWEAALSMAQDAVQDGISTVVATPHHANGVYMNPAPTIGQAVQLLNERIQQAGLPLLVLPGQEIRLYGDLLNDLEQSQLLTLAGSKYILLEMPSSRVPRTMEETCHELVIQGFVPVIAHPERNAEVAANPATLERLVELGAVGQVTAQSLAGTFGSKLQKLSLDLCRRNAVHIVASDAHDSSHRPFGLSEAFKVVEKELGTVTFDNFRQNSQRIIANEELIRVIYTNSGKRLHRMFGFFSRKG
- a CDS encoding S-layer homology domain-containing protein; the protein is MSLKKKLAVSTLAVSMAAASVAGFPFSSEGLAKHLTGVASAAAVDHNAVKAKITAIYNNLTATEVTYLQNYSKEVAGIDQAKFEDIFAPVLGKLQLNSEDKATSLKLFKSVSSVVYDVYASDFDVLKGIRYDVNNVKLFNNIAAKAKVDSLSFDDILDFFFATNGVEAELRALLGSKSTADMINLIGNPESQKTLVKDAVYKVLEHKTGVGALTVSDAVYNLGITADDLVQTFDNVNTQIKSAKPAAQALALAYIRTNPLVSGGGTGGGTTVTTPGATPGVYDVSALVSVVNGKATLKLVDADVLKAFDALLAANPGKTGLTLTLNLGTVTATTVEVPLSKAIIEAAKAKGIANIAVTFNGLTVTIPVGQFSDAVTLTVTTEADTTVTSITSLKLASKVYSFDLTVGGVATTTFKQPLTIKLPLVGAASLDKELLSVSKIVYGKLQFQGGVVDGDFIVEPRDTFSSYAVVENKVSFSDTASVQAWAGRQIQVVAAKGAIEGIGSGKFAPKSNVTRAEFAKMLIRALNLENSTATESFSDVSSTAWYAPYVAVAAEKGIITGRNASTFDPNATITRAEMATMISRAVKALKPAATADATALSKFSDAAKISASLKDGVAFAASNNLVIGNAGKFNPNATATRAEAAVIIYRTMNFK